In the genome of Aedes aegypti strain LVP_AGWG chromosome 2, AaegL5.0 Primary Assembly, whole genome shotgun sequence, the window tcctcaagccAGCATTCTGGaaccaatattgtacaatatttacACATCTGAATTACTTGagttcccgagcagaagaaaataaccactgaataccaaactaaggtattccataacagataatttccaatacttacaacctgaatgaggtatgaatgagccctgcataaggaaatgcctcaaataataccttctgcatattctaccaacaccaagctgataattagatcaggtattgtaaaacCTTAATATtacatgatggattttcttataaaatatatattgtaaCAAATGTAGCAAAtacataaaatgtctgtatACACTTATTAAAATCGAAATATTATGTTAAGAACAAGATTTTGAGCTTCAAGCAAATTTGCATGCCGGCCATGttatatgctgtaccaatatggactatctCTTTTAATGCTAGTAAGAAAGCTctgctcaaattttgaaaatgattctgaaactccttccctggtatagtacattggtacaaatgtcgaataaaattattaataattatcgacaaaaatcgttacaatcttctattgccacgataaatgcaTTACATATTTATTTAGGTAAAGTTAACTgagagcgttttttttttctcacccGTAGAAATTCTTAACTGCAAATGAAATGTAGTATATTGTTAAAACAATGTTAATGAAAGCTTAATTTATTATTAACAAatcaggatgatagtgttgtctaacgcCAATCATCATCTATGCAATATTTGAAATTGTACTATAGGTACAGCTTGATCCATTGATTAACCAGAGTATTCGCTGATAATATCTTCTGTAGTCGAAAAGCCACCTacacagtgttgaccagactcatttccccgaaattcgaattgtgaagccatgaactgttataactgtgcgttgtattcctgagatggaggggaaggtggttgggcttgagtgttgcacatgggatccgacagtttcgatctcggtgggccgcaattcaagtttcggtgaaatgattcgcactcactcactcactcatttcatttaaccgaaacttgaattgtggctctctgggatcaaaattgatcgattttgtgtgcagtactcaagcttaaccatctgcttttctatcttagcaggatagagcatggttgtagtggttcgtggcttcgtagttcggaaaatgttattttccgggaaatgagtctgagcaacactgcaCCTACATTAACAATTATACCTTTACCTTTTCACGCATTAATGTTCATATTTAACCCAGATGCcctctttatttatttgctatTGATGAGTCATCCTCTGAATGCTGATTTATGTTTTCTCGTTTTCCAGCAATCCGGTTGAAATTCGCGTTGGAAATGGAATATTCGCCGTCACCGGCAGGGAATTTGATCGCAAGTATCAATATATCGCCGAGAAAATCTACCGCATCGAGACACAATATCTGGACTTTGAAAACAAAACGCAATACGCTATCCGCACGATTAACGATTGGGTCAGAAGTCAAACTCGCGGTAAGATAACTGAAATTGTATCGCACCTGAATCCGGACACCATGCTCGTGATTGCTAACACGCTGTACCTGAAAGCTGAGTGGGAGGAGCCATTCCTGAGAGATGGAACCAAACCGAGGCCATTTTTCCCGGATGGACCCAACAGACCGTCGATCAACGTCCCGATGATGGTTCATGGGGGCTGTTTTCCGTACTACTACTGGAAGGACATGCAAACCAAAGTAATCGGCATACCATACAAGCAGTACAGCACGATGTACGTTTTTCTGCCAGATGAGTCGAATAGAGCGAAAGTCAGGGCACTACAGAATAAGATCGATGCTGACGAAATGAacaaaatcattcgaaataTGGATGTGAAAACTGCCTCCATACAATTCCCAAAAATGCACGTTCAAAACTCGTTCAACTTGAAGCAAGTTCTCGAACAGCTTGGAGGCTCCTCCATATTTGACCGAGAGAAGAGCGACCTGTACCGTGTTCTGACCAACTTGACACGACTTGGTGGCGGAGAAGAGCCAGACATTGATGATGCATTGGACTTTTTGGAGGACACCCGAGCGAACGCTGAACTTGAACTGAAGAACAGTTTCGGACAGGATTGCGTTGTCATTGAGAAAGAAGTTGAATCCGCCCAGAAATGCCCGAGCTCGGACTGTCGCTACGGAGGCGGACAATGCGTATGCTGTGCTCAGTTTACGAAGGGTCGCAAACGGCGACAAGCCCAATACAATGCGGACAAAAAGTCTCCACTCTACGTAAACGAAGTCATGCACAAGGTGGACGTAGTCGTCAACGAGAAAGGAACTGAAGGAGGGGCCGTTACTGCGACGCTACTAGATAGAATCACTCCCCTGATCAACTTCAAAGCTAATGGGCCGTTCCTGATTCTTATTCGCGAAGAGGCAACTCAACTTCCGTTGTTTTACGGAACTGTGTACGATCCGACCCCGTAGAGTGTTGTTACCGATGAAATTGAATGGGAACATTTCTATGGTATGAGAGATTGAAGATAGGTGAACACAGAAATTGTGGCCTAATTTAAgggaaaatgataaaaatttaaatttaaatttaatgcaatGAAGCACCATTTGAGTGAATGTAAAACTTTTCTTGAATAAATATAATAGGTTTTTGGATAATAAATCCATTCCATTAGCATATCACATTTATTAGTATATCACAGCTTTTAGATTAGCAGCCTACGTTCGATGGGACGATTGGACAAAAGTTCTTTTTATCTATGTTTTACAGCGCATTCAGCAACTTAGTCCTGATGCTGTGTccatcattcatttatttatttaggtttCATCTAAAcagaaaacaatcaaaaatttcacgccacaatatgTACTCGGTTTGTGACCGCATCTTTCCATCCTAGGTGCTGAACCCACGCTCCCTTAATCACTGTACACTTGATCCGCCCTCCAAGTTAGCTGCGCTCTACGCTtccttgtaccaaccggatttgAAGCGAATATACCATCTTTTCAGGGTtgcaacctgggagggagaaacctatacaaaatttctgtacgtcatagtgagccgagattccgctgtcacgaactgtcactgtgagcccagatctcaaacattggactaacatgaaaaaagcgcgtaactgattaaaacacattttcgtatttcttcaaaagtgataaaaatcgaataaaaatcaattcatgcacataatgcaagtaatgtcacgtgagcaccatttaatctgattgaacataaagcattgaaaaacgcatcgttctactttttccaatgaaaatgaatatttagtgcatagaaaactgtggcccttttttcatgtttgtcaggaaagatcgaaggtgcacaacaaaaggaaactaccgattttctcgaagcctgccttgattgttgttggcatactggagttatcttgcagttcaaaataacgtcgtcttatatttcgtgtgtagtatcggtgcctccctcccaggttgcaacatgccctgcccatcgcacactggggcagatcgctgttttcgacagccaaaacctctagtactctagatatgcaccgtagaggtttggtgtcttcgacatagTATTTTAACTGTGTGCATAATCACttgtactacattttgacacattcagattttatctagataagtgaaaactgatctagatcaattttatcttttgatagaagcgtcctagcaaaaaactttcttctgcaaagttgttcattgaggctttttgacatttcttcggaagacacttacactctatcactgacgtgcattacgatatatgacaatttagtaaaaatagTCAAAATTCGATTTagaccattttttcatacaaaaaattgtaaaaaaatattttgtcatcaagtatgaGAAGCTTAACTAttacaaagtaaatttacatcatttactagcaaaattttcagatttaattatatttttgttaaaaacagtctaaaaatagtctaaatgttttacaaaatctaggataactcatgaagcggcaaaTGCCAGCAGCTAtttttttgtatacgactagtcaagaacatatGTCTCATTGTCCGGAcgaaagaaaagtggggccacgtggggcttttttgctgtggtggtttgaaaatttgatgaaaatatgttaaaaaatgcttatatatgagaaacttttcataaatttatatgtttttaaatgtatttctaaaacatattgcatgttgacgaagtgttttgaaaaattcatcaccAAACTGGTATCGTATAATATGGCTTTTATTAAACACAATACTATAATTAATAATCAAAGGATAGATAGAGAGGCAGATATACATATGGGACAAATTATCTTGAATTccgtttaaaagtttattggaacACCAGTTTGGAGATGACTTCTTAAAAACATttcgtcaacatgcaatatgtttcagaaatacatttggaaaatataaatgaatgaaaattttctcaaatataggcattttttaacatattttcataaaattttcaatccaccacaacaaaaaaagccccacgtggccccacgtggccccacttttctttcttcgcgaCTATGAAACTTATGTTATtgactagtcgtatacaaaaaattagctgccgccatctgccgcttcatgagttatcctggattttgtaaaacactatttttagactgtttttaccaaaaatataattaaatctgaaaattttgctagtaaatgatgtaaatttactttgtaaTAGTTAAGCTTTAAATtcttgatgacaaaatatttttttacaattttttgtatgaaaaaaattggtcaaaatcgatttttttttgactgtttttactaaattgtcatatatcgtaagtgtcttccgaagaaatgtcaaaaatgcctcaatgaacaactttgcagaaaaaagttttttgctaggacgctcctatcaaaagataaaactgatctagatcagttttcactcatctagatcaaatctggatATGTCAAAACATAGTACAAGTtgttccaaaacactttgtcgaagacaccaaacctctagggtgcatatcca includes:
- the LOC5578955 gene encoding serine protease inhibitor 28Dc isoform X5, which codes for MQGLKMRFLAPLGIVLLAIVSHCQGQGFDPTVGATPENLAAVSQSVTNLAQKISLAIANPKSKTEIFSPVSIAGALSLLLLGSGGNTRDELMNVMGFQHSRLTFTDIHKSFGRLFQDLVSNDPAQNVTIPWRANDKCNNNDYDYEDYAQSKPTGQQRGRRDTDNPVEIRVGNGIFAVTGREFDRKYQYIAEKIYRIETQYLDFENKTQYAIRTINDWVRSQTRGKITEIVSHLNPDTMLVIANTLYLKAEWEEPFLRDGTKPRPFFPDGPNRPSINVPMMVHGGCFPYYYWKDMQTKVIGIPYKQYSTMYVFLPDESNRAKVRALQNKIDADEMNKIIRNMDVKTASIQFPKMHVQNSFNLKQVLEQLGGSSIFDREKSDLYRVLTNLTRLGGGEEPDIDDALDFLEDTRANAELELKNSFGQDCVVIEKEVESAQKCPSSDCRYGGGQCVCCAQFTKGRKRRQAQYNADKKSPLYVNEVMHKVDVVVNEKGTEGGAVTATLLDRITPLINFKANGPFLILIREEATQLPLFYGTVYDPTP
- the LOC5578955 gene encoding serine protease inhibitor 28Dc isoform X7; protein product: MRFLAPLGIVLLAIVSHCQGQGFDPTVGATPENLAAVSQSVTNLAQKISLAIANPKSKTEIFSPVSIAGALSLLLLGSGGNTRDELMNVMGFQHSRLTFTDIHKSFGRLFQDLVSNDPAQNVTIPWRANDKCNNNDYDYEDYAQSKPTGQQRGRRDTDNPVEIRVGNGIFAVTGREFDRKYQYIAEKIYRIETQYLDFENKTQYAIRTINDWVRSQTRGKITEIVSHLNPDTMLVIANTLYLKAEWEEPFLRDGTKPRPFFPDGPNRPSINVPMMVHGGCFPYYYWKDMQTKVIGIPYKQYSTMYVFLPDESNRAKVRALQNKIDADEMNKIIRNMDVKTASIQFPKMHVQNSFNLKQVLEQLGGSSIFDREKSDLYRVLTNLTRLGGGEEPDIDDALDFLEDTRANAELELKNSFGQDCVVIEKEVESAQKCPSSDCRYGGGQCVCCAQFTKGRKRRQAQYNADKKSPLYVNEVMHKVDVVVNEKGTEGGAVTATLLDRITPLINFKANGPFLILIREEATQLPLFYGTVYDPTP